The nucleotide sequence CCCGAGCCCGAGTCCGAGGCGGGCCCGCGGCCGGCCGTCACCGTCGCCGACCCGATCGTCCGCGGCGTGCCCGGCGAGCCGGTCGAGATCGCCGCCGTCGTCACCGGCGCCGAGCCGCACCTCGTCGTCCCGCCCGGCTGGGACCAGCCCCGCCCCATCCGCGACGGCGCCTGGTCGGTCACCGTCCCCGCCGGCACCGAGCCCGGCCACGTCGCCGTGCTCGCCGTCCACGCCGGCGACCCGCTCGGACCCCGGCGCTCCGCCCTCGCGCACGTGCGCGTCGTCAGCCCCCTCGGCGCGGAACCCGCGTCGCTCGTCGCGCTCACCCCGGTCGCCGCCGCCAACGGCAGCGGTCCGGTCGAGCGGGACATGTCCAACGGCGAGGGCAACCCCGCCGACGGCCGGCCGATGTCCGTGGCCGGCGTGCACCACCCCAGGGGACTCGGTGTCTGCGCCCCGTCAGACGTCACCTGGGTGCTCGACGGCGTCGCGGCGCGGCTCACCGCGTCCGTCGGCGTCGACGACGAGAGCCCCGCCGGCACGACGGCCACCTGCGCCGTCGTCGGCGACGGGCGCGTCCTGTCCACCGTCGAGGTCGCGTACGGCGAACCCGCGCGCGAGCTGGACGTGGACGTCACCGGCATCACCCGGCTGCGGCTGGTCGTGCGGCCGCCGGCGGCCGGCGCCGAGCCCGCGCACGTGGACTGGATCGACCCGCACGTGCGGCCCCTGATCTGAACGACCCCTTCCCAACGAGAGGCACACGACGATGAAGCCGACGAAGACACTGCTCGGCCTGGCGGCCACGGCGGCCGTCCTGACGCTGGCCGCGTGCGGCGACAACGGCGCTTCTGCCGGCGGCTCGGACGACGGCGGCGACGGCGAGGAGGTCAACCTGACCTTCGCGACATTCTCGCCCGACCAGGAGCCGGCCATCCGCGAGATCCTCGACGTGTTCGAGGAGGAGAACCCCGGCGTGACGGTCGAGATCCAGATCATCCCGTGGACCGACTACTGGAGCACGCTGCAGACGTCCGCCGCGGGCGGCACCGGCCCGGACGTCGCCTGGATGCTCGGCGCGAAGATCGGCCAGTACGTCGACGGCGGCGTGCTGCTGCCGCTGGACGACGCGTTCGAGGCGTCCGGCCTGGACATCGAGAACTACCCGGAGCAGCTGGTCGACCTGTTCGTCGACGACGGCACCACGTACGCGCTGCCCAAGGACTTCGACACCATCGGGCTCTGGTACAACAAGGCGCTGTTCGACGAGGCCGGCGTGGCCTACCCGACGCCGGACTGGACCTGGGACGACGTCGTCACCGCGGCGCAGGCGCTGACCAAGCCCGACGGCAGCGTCTACGGCATCGGCGCGCCGATGGACCCGCAGGCGACGTACTACAACACCATCTACCAGGCCGGCGGCGAGGTGATCTCCGAGGACGGCACGACGTCCGGGTACGACAGCCCCGAGGCGATCGAGGGGATCAAGTTCTGGACCGACATGATCAACGTCCATCACGTGTCGCCGACGCTGGAGTCGTTCGCCGACACCGAGTCGGTCGCCCAGTTCATGTCCGGCCGGCTGGCCATGCTGACGACCGGCTCGTTCTACGCGATCCGCTTCGCCAACGACCCGTACTCGTCGGAGAACTTCGACGTCACCGAGCTGCCGGGCGGCGCCCAGGAGGCGACCATCATCAACGGCATCGGCAACGTCGCGCTGGCCTCGACCGAGCACCCCGAGGAGGCCGCCGAGCTGGCCGTCTTCCTCAGCGGTGAGGAGGCCTCGCGGATCTCCAGCGAGACCGGCACCGTCATCGGCTCCTACGCCGGCACCGAGCAGGCCTTCGTCGACGCGTTCCCGCAGTTCAACCTGCAGGCGTTCCTCGACCAGGCCGAGAACGGCGTCGTGCTGCCGGTGTCGCGCAACACCGACGCGTGGGCCAGCCGCGAGGGCGAGTTCCTCACCCCGGCCTGGACCGGTGAGCAGACCGTCGAGGAGGCCGCGGCCGGGCTCGCCGGCGCGATGAACGAGGCGCTGGCTCAGGAGAACCAGGGCTGATCGGTATGTCCACGACCAGCACGCGGACGACGGGCTCGGCGGCGGCTCCGGCGCCGCCGGCCCCGCGCCGCCGGCCGAACCGGCACCCGGACAACGCGTGGGCGGCGATCCTGCTCGCGGTGCCGTTCGCGGGACTGGTGATCTTCTACCTGTGGCCGCTGCTGCGGACCGTCCTGCTGAGCTTCTCCGAGGGCACCGCGTTCACCGGCTACACGATCACCGGGCTCGAGAACTGGCAGCAGCTGTTCGAGAACGGCGACGAGGTGTGGCGGGCGCTGCTCAACACGCTGGTGTACGCGGCGATCGTGCTGCTCGGCGTGCCGATCGCGATGGTCGTCGCGGCGCTGCTGCACCAGCGCGGGCTACGCGGCCGGTCGTTCTACCGCACGCTGTACTTCATCCCCGTCGTGACCATGCCGGTGGCCGTCGCGATGGTCTGGCGCTACATCTACAACGGCGACTTCGGGCTGCTCAACGAGGTGCTCGACGCCGTCGGCGGGCCGACCCGCGCGTGGGTGGCCGACCCCGACACCGCGCTGTACGCCGTCGCCGTCGTCGGGATCTGGATGGCGCTGGGCACCAACCTCATCATCCTGGCGGCCGGGCTGGAGGCGGTGCCGCAGACGCTGGAGGAGGCGGCGATGCTCGACGGCGCCGGGCCGATCCGGCGGTTCTTCTCTGTCACGGTGCCGCTGCTGACCCCGTCGATCTTCCTGGTGTCGGTGCTGTCGGTGATCGGGTCGCTGCAGATGTTCGACCTGCTGTTCATCATGCTCGGCCGGACCAACCCGGCGCTGGCCGACTCCAAGACGATCGTCTACCTGTTCTACGAGGAGGCGTTCGTGCGCAACGACCGCCCGCTGGGCGCGGTGATCGCGCTGGTCACCCTGGTGGTGACGCTCGCGGTGACGGCCGTGCAGTTCCGCCTGCAGCGACGGTGGGTGACCTATGCGTGACCGCCTGCGCTCCCGTCACGTCGTGACGCACGTCGTCCTCATGGCCGGCGCGCTGCTCATGGTGTCGCCGTTCCTCTGGCAGTTCCTCACGTCGCTGAAGACGCTGGCGGAGTCCACCCGGATCCCGCTGACCTTCCTGCCGGCGTCGCCGGAGTGGGCCAACTACTCGGCCTTCTTCGACGTCGTCCCGGTCTGGTCGATGGCGGTGAACAGCGTCCTGGCGCTGGTGCTGCGCGTCGTCGGGCAGCTGCTGGTCGCGTCGCTGGCGGCGTACGTGTTCGCCCGGCTGCGGTTCCGGTTCCGCGGGCCGCTGCTGGCCGGTTTCCTCGTCGTGCTGATGGTGCCGCCGCAGCTGTTCGTGATCCCGCAGTACGAGGTGATCCGCACGATGGGCTGGCTGAACTCCGTCCAGGCGCTGGCGCTGCCCGGCATGTTCAGCGCGTTCGGCGTCTTCGTCCTCTACCAGTTCATGCGGACGCTGCCGCAGGAGCTGGACGAGGCGGCCCGGATGGACGGCGCCAACCCGTTCCAGATCTACCTGCGGATCATCCTGCCGCTGTGCCGGCCGGCGCTGGCCGCGCTGACCATCCTCACGTCCCTGTTCTCCTGGAACGACCTGCTGTGGCCGCTGATCGTCAACACGGTCCCGGACCGGATGACGCTGCCGGTCGGCCTCGCCACGCTGCAGGGCGCCCAGGGCACCGACTACCCCGTCCTGATGGCGGGTTCGCTGCTGACGATTCTGCCGATGGTGCTGGTCTTCGTCCTGCTGCAGAAACAGTTCATCCGCGGCATCGCGATGTCCGGAATCAAGGCCTGACGGCCCCCTACACGAAAGCTCCTTCCTCATGCCTCTTTCGCCAGGTTTCGACGTCGTGCACGAGCTGACCGCCTCCGCCGGGGCCGAGGTCTTCGAGCACGGCTGGCAGTCCTTCAGCCCGACCACCGCCTACGCGCTGGGCGCCCGTCCGCACCGGCCTAGGTCGGAGCGGAACCGGATGCTCAACTACCGGCAGTCCTCGCACCCTGGCGCGGACGGCTACTTCAGCGAGGGCGTGCTCGCGGTCGCTGACGGGTCGGGCTCGGTGCACGTGGTGGCGGCGGCCGACCCGTTCACGACGGGGGTGCGGCTGCAGGCGTCGGTGTCCGGGTCGTCCGTGGTGGTCGGCGCGGACGGGCCCGTGCGGGTGTCGGTCGTCGAGGGGTCGTCCGTGCAGTCGGCGCTGCCTGGGTGGGCTTCTGACGCCGCCGCG is from Jiangella alkaliphila and encodes:
- a CDS encoding ABC transporter substrate-binding protein, which produces MKPTKTLLGLAATAAVLTLAACGDNGASAGGSDDGGDGEEVNLTFATFSPDQEPAIREILDVFEEENPGVTVEIQIIPWTDYWSTLQTSAAGGTGPDVAWMLGAKIGQYVDGGVLLPLDDAFEASGLDIENYPEQLVDLFVDDGTTYALPKDFDTIGLWYNKALFDEAGVAYPTPDWTWDDVVTAAQALTKPDGSVYGIGAPMDPQATYYNTIYQAGGEVISEDGTTSGYDSPEAIEGIKFWTDMINVHHVSPTLESFADTESVAQFMSGRLAMLTTGSFYAIRFANDPYSSENFDVTELPGGAQEATIINGIGNVALASTEHPEEAAELAVFLSGEEASRISSETGTVIGSYAGTEQAFVDAFPQFNLQAFLDQAENGVVLPVSRNTDAWASREGEFLTPAWTGEQTVEEAAAGLAGAMNEALAQENQG
- a CDS encoding carbohydrate ABC transporter permease, which encodes MSTTSTRTTGSAAAPAPPAPRRRPNRHPDNAWAAILLAVPFAGLVIFYLWPLLRTVLLSFSEGTAFTGYTITGLENWQQLFENGDEVWRALLNTLVYAAIVLLGVPIAMVVAALLHQRGLRGRSFYRTLYFIPVVTMPVAVAMVWRYIYNGDFGLLNEVLDAVGGPTRAWVADPDTALYAVAVVGIWMALGTNLIILAAGLEAVPQTLEEAAMLDGAGPIRRFFSVTVPLLTPSIFLVSVLSVIGSLQMFDLLFIMLGRTNPALADSKTIVYLFYEEAFVRNDRPLGAVIALVTLVVTLAVTAVQFRLQRRWVTYA
- a CDS encoding carbohydrate ABC transporter permease, whose amino-acid sequence is MRDRLRSRHVVTHVVLMAGALLMVSPFLWQFLTSLKTLAESTRIPLTFLPASPEWANYSAFFDVVPVWSMAVNSVLALVLRVVGQLLVASLAAYVFARLRFRFRGPLLAGFLVVLMVPPQLFVIPQYEVIRTMGWLNSVQALALPGMFSAFGVFVLYQFMRTLPQELDEAARMDGANPFQIYLRIILPLCRPALAALTILTSLFSWNDLLWPLIVNTVPDRMTLPVGLATLQGAQGTDYPVLMAGSLLTILPMVLVFVLLQKQFIRGIAMSGIKA